Proteins from one Mercurialis annua linkage group LG7, ddMerAnnu1.2, whole genome shotgun sequence genomic window:
- the LOC126654710 gene encoding ras-related protein RABH1e: MATVSPLAKYKLVFLGDQSVGKTSIITRFMYDKFDTTYQATIGIDFLSKTMYLEDRTVRLQLWDTAGQERFRSLIPSYIRDSSVAVIVYDVANRQSFLNTSKWIEEVRTERGSDVIIVLVGNKTDLVDKRQVSIEEGDNKAKEFGVMFIETSAKAGFNIKPLFRKIASALPGMETLSSTKQEDMVDVNLKPSVNSSQNEQKGGGCAC, translated from the exons atggCGACAGTATCACCATTGGCGAAATACAAGCTGGTCTTCTTAGGAGATCAATCAGTGGGGAAAACCAGCATTATTACTCGTTTTATGTACGACAAATTTGACACCACTTATCAG GCTACGATTGGAATTGACTTTTTGTCAAAAACAATGTACCTTGAAGATCGCACTGTTCGTTTGCAGCTTTG GGACACTGCCGGGCAAGAGAGATTTAGGAGTCTGATACCTAGTTATATCAGGGACTCCTCTGTCGCTGTAATTGTATATGATGTAGCAA ATAGACAATCATTTTTGAACACTTCTAAGTGGATTGAGGAGGTACGAACAGAAAGGGGAAGTGATGTCATTATAGTCCTTGTTGGCAACAAAACCGACCTTGTGGATAAGAG GCAAGTGTCCATAGAGGAAGGAGATAACAAGGCTAAAGAGTTCGGAGTGATGTTTATAGAAACTAGTGCAAAAGCAGGATTCAATATCAAG CCTTTATTCCGGAAAATTGCATCCGCCTTGCCGGGAATGGAAACACTGTCTTCAACAAAACAAGAAGACATGGTTGATGTGAACCTTAAGCCTTCTGTCAATTCATCCCAGAATGAGCAGAAAGGCGGCGGGTGTGCATGTTAG
- the LOC126657659 gene encoding uncharacterized protein LOC126657659 produces the protein MAAISFDQGIESCGGGGDLPVVVGAANSCFQILNPSFDDDLKNQCTLDVVPILFEDASFPIQHNCSFHTSNGQDLYSISMLSEEDKTNPICTSQLAFLSFVELPVSPKKQMCLDPQLKCQNFIGLQMESPDAYSPCIVDIDIEMENCEKVKAVDETIGSTKTEGLLTGVLQRQASIKTRGRLMQLLTDHSSTLMNLISKQKSFNERVHDVPNNRWRKYKRAASFDSRKVVLFFSILSSLGTLILIYLTLRVRQTADGYVNI, from the exons ATGGCTGCTATTTCTTTCGACCAG GGAATTGAAAGTTGCGGTGGTGGTGGGGATCTGCCGGTTGTTGTTGGTGCTGCTAATTCTTGTTTTCAGATATTAAATCCCAGTTTTGATGATGACCTTAAAAACCAATGTACTCTAG ATGTTGTGCCTATTCTTTTTGAGGATGCTTCTTTTCCAATTCAACATAATTGCTCCTTTCACACTTCAAAT GGCCAAGATCTCTATAGTATTTCAATGTTGTCCGAGGAagataaaaccaatccaatttgTACATCACAATTAGCCTTTTTAAGCTTTGTCGAACTTCCTGTTTCACCAAAAAAACAGATGTGTTTAGACCCACAACTGAAATGCCAGAACTTCATTGGTTTACAAATGGAAAGTCCAGATGCTTATTCGCCATGTATTGTTGATATAGATATTGAGATGGAAAATTGTGAAAAAGTGAAAGCCGTTGATGAAACTATTGGAAGTACAAAAACGGAAGGTCTGCTAACA GGGGTACTGCAGAGACAAGCAAGCATAAAAACACGTGGAAGATTGATGCAACTTTTGACAGATCATAGCTCAACTTTGATGAATTTGATTTCTAAAC AGAAGTCATTCAATGAAAGGGTTCATGATGTGCCAAATAACAGATGGAGAAAATACAAGCGTGCAGCATCTTTTGATTCACGGAAAGTTGTTCTTTTTTTCTCAATCTT GTCAAGTTTGGGGACGCTGATACTGATTTATCTTACGCTGAGAGTTAGACAAACTGCCGATGGCTATGTTAACATCTAA